The DNA sequence CGCACGGTCGTCGTCATCAACGTCGGCGCCAGCAATACGGATCTCGGCATCTTCCGCAACGGGATCCTGGCGTTTCCTCGCACCATACCGTATGGCGGCACCAACCTGACCACCGCGATCGCCGCCGCGATGGGGATCGGCGTGGAGCAGGCGGAGGAGATGAAGGTGCGTCACGGCGAAGTGCTGCTGGGCCAGGCCGCTCCGGCCGCCGTGCCCGGCGCCGAGGACGAGGCCTTCCTCGATTTCTCCGTGGGCGCGCCCACCCCGGCGGAGGAGCCGGACCGCGCGCCGTTCGACCTCTCGAGCACCGAGGAGGGGGCGCAGGGCCCGCAGTTCGATCTTGACGAGCCCGCGGAGGCCGCCGTGGCGCCCGTGCCGATCCCCATTGCCGACGGCGACCACGACGAGACCACCATGCAGGTCTTCTCGGCCATGGCCCCGATACTGGGCGACCTCCTGCAGGACATTCGCCGCTCCCTCGAATACTACCAGGGCCGCACGTCCGATGCGCGGGTCGACGAGATCCTGCTGTGCGGCGGCTCGGCGAACCTCAAGAACCTGGACCAGTTCCTGGCCGCCGAACTGGGCATACCGACGCGCATGGCGGATGCGTTTGAGCACGCCAGGGTCGCCGCGCGCAACTACTCGGCCGAGCACGTCAGGCAAGTCGCCCCGTTCTTCGCCGTTGCCCTCGGCCTTGCCGCCCGCGACATGGTTGCTGTCCCTGCCAGGGCCGCCGCCGGCCGCAAGCGGGCCAAGAAGTAGCGAGAAGGAACAACCCTCATGCTTCGCGTGAACCTCCTGCCGCCCTACATCTACGAGGGCGCCAAACGGCGCAACGTCTCCATCCTCTGGGCCGTGCTCGCGCTGATCGTCGTGGGCGGCTTCCTCTTCGCCAAGACGCGCATCGACTCACAGACCAACGCCATCAAGGAAGAGACCGAGGCGCGCAGGCCCGACAAGGAAGAGGCGGAGCGCAAGCAGGCCGAGGCGACGCGCATCAACCAGGAGTCGGCGGCCGTCCGCGAGAAGCGTGACTTCGTGAAGCTTGCGAAGGAATACGACACCACGACTTACCCGCCCCTGGTCTACAACATCCGCAACTACACCATCCGCGACGTGCTCTACAGCTCGCTGCAGCCGGCGTCCAACACGGTGACGATGGACGCATGGGCGCCGAGCCTGGCGAAGGTCGGCCAGTACATGATGTGGATGGAGCGCAACCCGAAGATCAGCAACGTGTCGGTCGCGATGAGCAACATCCCCGGCTTCCCCAGGCAAGCGCAGCCTCGTCAGCCGGACTATGGCCAGTTGGGCTACGGCGCCCAGCAGCAGGCGGCATTCGGGCCGAACGGCATCACTGGCTATGACTTCCTGGTGACGCTCACGCTCCTGCAGCCCGTGCCGGGTGCGCCGGTCTACGGTGGCGCGGAGCAGGGTGGCGGTCCCGCCGGGCCAGGGATGGGCGGGCCGATGATGGGTGGCCCCATGATGGGTGGACCCGGGATGGTGGGCCCGATGGGCCCCGGTGGTCCCGGCATGATGAGCCCCGGCATGCCCGGCCCGATGGGGCCCGGCGCCTCCGGCCCGATGATCGGCCCCGTTCCGGGCGGTGGGGGCGGCCCGATGCCGCGGGCGGGCGCAACGAGCGGCCGCGGCGGCAGCCGCAGGGGGGAGATGTAGGATGTCGAGGCTCACCGTCCTTCACATCAACATCATCGGGCTCGTCGTGGTGATCCTCGTGGGTGTCGCCCTCTACTTCACGATGATCACCAGCGCGATGGAGCAGCAGCGCACGGCCAAGCAGGAGCATGACAGCGTTGTGCAGGTCGCGGACACGTTGCCCACCGCGCGGCGCGCGCTCGAGACGGCGAAGAAGGAGAAGGCGCTCGCCGACGCGCAGTACCGCGTCTATGAGGCGCAGTACATGCCGGTGCTCGGCTATACGGGCGACCGCCTGACCACGATGATCCGCGTCTTCTGGCCGAACAAGGGCCGCTCGTGGCCCGAGCGCTTCATCCGCACGCTGCGCGGCCACATGCGCACCGAGGCGAAGCGGCACGCCATCGTGTGGGAGAACCCCGCCGTGCTGCAGCTCGGGCCCTACGGACCCGACCCGAACTCCATCGACCTCGGTCCGGTGCTCAAGTACACCTTTCCGATGGCGGTGCGCGCCAGGAACCTGAGCTCGCTGATGGCGCATGTGACGAGTTGGCCAAGGATCAGCGGGGCGGGAGTCCCGGTGGTGGAGGGCCTGCAGATCTCCGGCAACAGCCCGAACCTGCGCGCAAGCTACAACCTGACGCTGACGATCATCGTTCACGAGATGGTTCCGCCGACCGACCCGCGCGTGAGCGGCAGCGGCGGCGGCGGCCGGGGCGGTGGAGGCATGATGGGCGGCCCGCCCGGTCTGATGGGACCGGGTGGTCCGATGGGCCGCGGCTCCAGCGCGATGGGCCCGATGGGCGGCCCGCCGATGATGAGCGGTGGCATGGCGGGCCCCATGCCGGGCGGGCCCATGATGGTCGGTCCTCCCGGAATGGCCGGCGGCATGGGAGGTCCGGCCCGCGGGCCGCAGCGGGGGATCGCGCCGATGAGCGGCGCGCCGATGGGGGGCGGGATGGCCCAACCGTCCGGCCGCACACCCGAGGAATGAGGCGGGCATGACACGAGGTGAGAGGACCTTGCGCGACGTGAGAGCTAAGCGGCGCGGCGCGCTCGCCGTGGGTGGCCTGGCGGCCCTGTGTCTGCTGCTGGCCGGCTGCGGGGGCGGCGGCGATTCGGACGCGGGCACGACCGTAACACCCGGAACCACGGGCGCCGCCCCGATGGGCGCGGCGCCGGCCGGGGGGCCGGGATCGATGGGAGGCCCGATGGGCCCAATGGGTCCCATGGGTCCGATGGGCGGCCCGATGGGCGGCCCGATGGGCACGGGCGGCCCGATGATGGGCGCGCCTCCGATGGGCGGCGGCTTCGGCGCCCCGCCCGGCGGTCAGCAGCAAGCGAGCGCGGGCGCTCCGCCGAAGAACACGGCGCCCCCGCCGGATCGGCGGCTCGACCCGTTCAAACCGTGGTGGGATAACCGACCCCCGCCGCCGCCCGCGGTCAGCCTCGTGCCGCCGCTGCGCATCGCGGTGCGCGGCTTGGAGCGCCCGCCCGAGGCCCGCGTCGAGATCGAGGAGGTCCCCAACCGGCGCGTCTCCGGGATCCTGACGGGAAGCGGCGTCTATGCTCTCGTGGAGGGCCCGGAGGGGCAGACGGTCGTCAAGCCGGGCGACATGATCGATGGCTACCGGGTGGACTCCATCAACGCGCGCTCGGTCACGCTCAAGCGGCAGGTGGGCAATCGAGTGTATACGCAGGTTGTGCCGCTGACAGACGCGGGCTCGATGCGCGGCCGGGTGGGCGCGGCGCCAGGCGCTCCCGGCGGACCGGGCGCCATGTTCCCAGGGCTCGGCGCCCCGGGCATCACCGCGCCGGGCCTCGGACCGGGCGCAGGCCGCCTTGGCGGCACCGGACGCGAGGCGGAGGAGTAGAGGGCTGACCGGCGGCGGCGCTCTGCCACTGCCAGATGGCAGAGCGCTGCCCTCCAGGAGGATCGAAAAGTGACTAACAGGGCAATGACGTTCGTGCGAGCCACGGCGGTCGGCCTCTCGCTCTTGTGCGTCTCGGTGGCCGGCAGCCCCGGGTGGGCCCAGGAGGCCGACCAGGGCGATAAGCAGGACGTGACCAACAAAAGGGTCACGCTGAATCTGGAGAACGCCGACATCCAGTACGCCCTCAAGCTCTTGTTCACGTCAGTGGGCGTCGATTTCACCATCGGTCCCGGCGTGCAGGGGTACGTGACCGCTTCGCTGACGGATGTTCCCTTCCGCGTGGCGCTGGAGCAGATCCTTCGCTCGACGCAGTCGCAGTTCCCCTTGACCTACCGCGTCGAGAGCGGCATCTACAGCATCACGGTCAAGAGCGAGGAGATCCAGCAGCCCGTCGAACCGAGCACGACGGAGCAGCCACCCGAGCCCAAGTTGCGCACCACCAAGATCAACGTGCGCTACCTGGACGTGGTGGACCTCGCCTATCAACTCGGCGGAAGCGTCTTCATCTCGAACCAGCGCGGCCTCGGCAGTAGCGGCGGCGGCTATGGCGGCGGCTTCGGCGGTGGCTACGGCGGCGGTGGCTACGGCGGCGGTGGCTACGGCGGCGGTGGCTACGGCGGCGGCGGCTTCGGCGGTGGCGGCTTCGGCGGTGGCGGCTTCGGCGGTGGTGGCTTCGGCGGCGGTGGCTTCGGCGGCGGTGGCTTCGGCGGCGGTGGCTTCGGCGGCCGGGGTGGCTTCGGCGGCGGCGGCTTCGGCGGCGGCATAGGCGGCGGCCGCTTCTAGAGCGGCGGGCGCCCGGTTGAGGGGCCGCACGCTCCGCGTGCCGCCGCCCGACGGCGCGCGGGCGAGTGCCCGTTCCGGGCCTCTCGAACAGCAAAGGCGAGGCTCTAAGGAGGACATGCACGATGCGCTATTGCGGTCATTCCGCTAGCCTGATGGTCGCGGCGCTGACCCTGGCGCTGGGATTCGGCACGCTGTGCGCCGCTCCGTCGGCTGCGCGGGCCCAGGAACAGGCGAGCACCGACCTGATTGTTAATCGCGTCGACCTGGTGGACGCGGACCTGCAGGCGGCGATCCGTATGCTCACGCAGCAGACGGGCGCCGAGATCGTGATCGAGTCGAGTGACAAGCCGTATGGGCGCGTCAACCTGACGCTTGACCGGAAACCGCTGGACACCGTCCTCTCGCTCATCTGTCGCGCGGCTGGCGCCTCGCTCCGGCATGAGAACGGCGTCTATGTGATTGGCCCCCGGGACGCCGCGCCGGCCCACCCGCAGGTGGAGCCCACGCCTGCGCAGCCGGCGCCCGAGACGCCGCAGCCGACGCCCATGAAGCGCGCCACGCGCGTTGAGCGCATTCGGCTGCGCAACATCCGGCCCTCGGCGCTCCTGCAGCAGCTCGGCAGGGACTACGGCGACGCCGCGGGCATGGTCCGGCGCATGATGTTCGACGGCTTCCCGGACATGACCAACCCGTACCAGTCGACCGGCGGCCAGGGTTCCCGGCCGATCGTCGACCTCAACCGGTCGGCCGTGCCCCCGGCCGTGCCGACCGCCGCGGTGGCAGAGCCGCGGCAAGTGCCCGGTACCGAGGACAACCAGTTCCTGGGCGGCGGCGGCCAGTTCGGCGGGGGCCGAGGGGGCGGCTTCGGCGGCGGCGGCCTGGGCGGCGGCAGGGGCGGCCAGTTCGGCGGTGGCGGCCTCGGCGGCGGTCTGGGTGGCGGTCAGTTTGGCGGCGGCGGTCTGGGTGGCGGTCAGTTTGGCGGCGGCGGTATCGGGGGCGGGGGCAGCGGCGCCACCTCGCTGGTTCCCGAGGGGATCGAGGCCCTGATCGGGTTCGATCTGGACAACACGTTGATCGTGCGTGGCGACGATGAGTCGATCGCCGAACTGAAGCGGATCATCGCGCTGTTCGACATCGCCCCGCGTCAGCTCATGATCAAGTCCGAGTTTGTGGAGGTGTCGCAGAACGACCTGCGCCAGTTCGGCATCGACTGGCAGCTCGCCCGCGGCAACCTGGTGGCCGGGGCCCCGGGC is a window from the Chthonomonadales bacterium genome containing:
- the pilM gene encoding type IV pilus assembly protein PilM → MAKGGGPTVGLDIGSQTIKVVEAVPGRDGVTVRAIGMAPTPPGAMENNVIVDPKLLGDAVKKALREAGVSTKSSVSSVSGQGALVVRVIETPRMSDSELGDHMRWEVERHVPFAADQVIMDYQPIERPDTPPDSQNMDVLLAVAQQDMIDRHVEMLFAAGLSPSAIDVEPLAASRALIELGPDPYGERTVVVINVGASNTDLGIFRNGILAFPRTIPYGGTNLTTAIAAAMGIGVEQAEEMKVRHGEVLLGQAAPAAVPGAEDEAFLDFSVGAPTPAEEPDRAPFDLSSTEEGAQGPQFDLDEPAEAAVAPVPIPIADGDHDETTMQVFSAMAPILGDLLQDIRRSLEYYQGRTSDARVDEILLCGGSANLKNLDQFLAAELGIPTRMADAFEHARVAARNYSAEHVRQVAPFFAVALGLAARDMVAVPARAAAGRKRAKK